One window of the Labilibaculum sp. genome contains the following:
- a CDS encoding bifunctional UDP-sugar hydrolase/5'-nucleotidase: protein MKRFYIYFLFFTAIILCSCNGHKAEHVKVKVLGTSDVHGALFPYDLVGDKETSSSLAQIFYYVDQERKIGDSEVILLDNGDILQGDPLVYYSNFEKTETKHICAEVMNFMQYDAATVGNHDIEPGHEVYDRLVKEYQFPWMVANAVRNSDGKPYFQPYSVIDKKGVKIVVLGLITPAIPKWLPEKIWSGMHFEPMIESAQKWIKIIQEKENPDFVIGLFHSGAGEEHEKDQINPENASILVAQKVSGIDMVICGHDHQENILWVENPDKEKVLVINPQSRAHFLAEVEVVFGWNQEIKTYQKTLNPKLIEVRNLPASKEYIDRFQPLFDEVKSYVSRPVGTFKHSISTKDAMFGDSPFIDLVQNIQLDLADADISFASPLSFNAIIDSGELQVRDLFNLYRFENLLYTMNLTGKEIHGFLEFSYKDWFQQMEKSSDPMLFIETTEKGSRLSTMFFNYSSAEGIDYVVDLRKPYGERITILQMTNGDAFNEAKMYRVALNSYRGNGGGNHLTEGAGLTKEELTTRLINSTTKDLRYYLMKWIEEKGTVDIQCNHNWKVIPEDWHAEASKREYELLYGEK, encoded by the coding sequence ATGAAAAGATTCTATATTTATTTCCTGTTTTTTACAGCCATTATTCTTTGTTCCTGCAATGGACATAAAGCAGAACATGTTAAGGTAAAAGTTCTTGGAACAAGCGATGTTCACGGAGCCCTTTTTCCGTACGATTTGGTTGGTGATAAAGAGACTTCTTCTTCTCTTGCCCAGATATTTTATTATGTGGATCAGGAACGAAAGATAGGCGATTCGGAAGTTATTTTACTTGATAACGGCGATATCCTTCAAGGCGATCCTTTGGTTTACTATTCAAATTTTGAGAAGACTGAAACCAAACATATTTGCGCTGAAGTAATGAATTTTATGCAGTACGATGCGGCAACGGTTGGAAATCATGACATCGAACCAGGTCATGAGGTTTACGATAGATTGGTGAAAGAATATCAGTTTCCCTGGATGGTTGCCAATGCGGTTCGCAATTCAGATGGCAAACCTTACTTTCAACCTTATTCTGTAATTGATAAGAAAGGTGTTAAGATTGTTGTTTTGGGTTTAATAACTCCGGCAATTCCGAAATGGCTGCCTGAAAAAATTTGGTCGGGTATGCATTTCGAGCCCATGATTGAGTCGGCGCAGAAATGGATTAAAATTATTCAGGAAAAAGAGAATCCTGATTTTGTGATTGGTTTGTTTCATTCCGGAGCGGGAGAAGAACATGAGAAGGATCAGATAAATCCAGAAAATGCATCCATATTAGTTGCGCAGAAAGTTTCGGGTATTGATATGGTTATTTGCGGACACGATCATCAGGAGAATATTCTTTGGGTCGAAAATCCTGACAAGGAGAAAGTTTTGGTGATAAATCCGCAAAGCAGAGCTCATTTTCTGGCTGAAGTTGAGGTCGTTTTTGGCTGGAATCAGGAAATAAAAACGTATCAGAAAACTCTGAATCCAAAATTAATTGAGGTTCGGAATTTACCGGCATCGAAAGAATACATTGATCGTTTTCAACCATTGTTTGATGAGGTGAAAAGTTACGTTTCCAGGCCGGTTGGGACTTTTAAGCACAGTATTTCTACAAAAGATGCCATGTTTGGTGATTCTCCTTTTATTGATTTGGTGCAGAATATTCAGTTGGATTTGGCTGATGCCGATATTTCTTTTGCATCACCACTTTCTTTCAATGCAATTATTGATTCGGGAGAACTTCAGGTGCGCGATTTATTTAATTTATATCGGTTTGAAAATTTGCTGTATACTATGAATCTTACAGGAAAGGAGATTCATGGATTTTTGGAATTCAGTTATAAAGACTGGTTTCAGCAGATGGAAAAATCCAGTGATCCCATGCTATTTATTGAAACTACTGAAAAAGGCAGCAGGCTTAGTACGATGTTTTTTAATTACAGCTCAGCCGAAGGAATCGATTATGTAGTAGATTTGAGAAAACCATATGGAGAAAGAATAACTATTTTGCAAATGACCAATGGTGATGCGTTCAATGAGGCCAAAATGTATCGTGTGGCTTTGAATTCTTACCGTGGAAATGGAGGCGGAAATCACTTAACCGAAGGTGCCGGACTCACAAAAGAAGAGTTGACCACTCGTTTGATTAACTCTACCACCAAAGATTTACGTTACTATTTAATGAAATGGATTGAGGAAAAAGGAACTGTTGATATTCAATGCAACCACAACTGGAAAGTGATTCCTGAAGATTGGCATGCCGAAGCATCAAAACGAGAATATGAGTTGCTTTATGGAGAGAAATAA
- a CDS encoding fumarate reductase/succinate dehydrogenase flavoprotein subunit codes for MTVLNSKIPAGPIAEKWSSHKAAIKVVSPANKRKLDIIVVGTGLAGGSAAASMAEMGYNVKAFCYQDSGRRAHSIAAQGGINAAKNYQNDNDSVHRLFYDTVKGGDYRAREANVHRLAEVSGDIIDQCVAQGVPFAREYGGTLSNRSFGGVLVSRTFYARGQTGQQLLLGCYASMNRMIGQGKIEMHERNELLDIVIIDGKARGIITRNLVTGEIERHGAHAVVIATGGYGNVFFLSTNAMGCNGGAAWQAYKNGACFANPCYVQIHPTCIPIHGEQQSKLTLMSESLRNDGRVWTPKKKEDAVKLQKGQITANDIAEEDRDFYLERRYPSYGNLVPRDVASRAAKERCDAGFGVNETGKAVYLDFKYSIERLGKDVIEARYGNLFQMYEKITDQNPYELPMQIYPAIHYTMGGVWVDYNLMTNIPGLYAIGEANFSDHGANRLGASALMQGLADGYFVLPYTIGDYLADEIQVPRIDVNHQEFVKKEKAVTDRMTRLFNIKGSKSVDSFHKRLGHIMWEYVGMARNEEGLKLAIKEIQKLREDFYKDLRITGDYNAMNIELEKAGRVEDFIDLGELMARDALDRNESCGGHYREESTTEDGEAKRNDENFAYVSAWEFQGEGKDPILHKEELVFENVKLTQRSYK; via the coding sequence ATGACAGTATTAAACTCAAAAATTCCAGCCGGACCAATAGCTGAAAAGTGGTCAAGCCATAAAGCTGCCATTAAGGTGGTTAGTCCAGCGAATAAGAGAAAATTAGATATTATCGTTGTAGGAACCGGATTAGCCGGTGGATCTGCTGCCGCTTCTATGGCAGAGATGGGATACAACGTAAAAGCATTTTGCTATCAGGATTCAGGTCGTAGAGCTCACTCTATTGCAGCTCAGGGTGGTATTAATGCAGCAAAAAATTATCAGAATGATAACGATTCAGTTCATCGTTTATTTTACGATACAGTAAAAGGTGGTGATTATCGTGCGCGTGAAGCTAACGTTCATCGTTTGGCTGAGGTAAGCGGAGATATCATCGATCAGTGTGTTGCTCAGGGGGTACCTTTTGCACGCGAATATGGCGGAACATTATCTAACCGTTCATTCGGTGGTGTATTGGTAAGTCGTACTTTCTATGCCCGTGGTCAAACCGGACAGCAGCTGTTGTTGGGTTGTTACGCTTCTATGAATCGTATGATCGGACAAGGAAAAATTGAAATGCACGAACGCAACGAGTTATTGGATATTGTAATTATCGATGGAAAAGCTCGTGGTATCATTACCCGTAACTTGGTTACCGGTGAAATCGAACGTCACGGTGCGCATGCTGTAGTAATTGCAACAGGTGGATACGGTAACGTATTTTTCTTGTCAACAAATGCTATGGGATGTAATGGTGGTGCTGCATGGCAGGCATATAAGAACGGTGCCTGTTTCGCGAATCCTTGCTACGTGCAGATTCACCCAACTTGTATTCCAATTCACGGCGAGCAGCAATCGAAACTGACATTGATGTCGGAATCATTGCGTAATGACGGTCGTGTTTGGACTCCTAAGAAAAAGGAAGATGCAGTTAAATTGCAAAAAGGTCAGATTACAGCTAACGATATTGCTGAGGAAGATCGTGATTTCTACCTGGAAAGAAGATATCCATCATATGGTAACTTGGTTCCCCGTGATGTTGCATCGCGTGCAGCTAAAGAAAGATGTGATGCTGGTTTCGGTGTAAACGAAACAGGTAAAGCAGTTTATCTTGATTTTAAATATTCTATCGAAAGATTAGGTAAGGATGTTATCGAAGCCCGTTACGGTAACTTGTTTCAGATGTATGAGAAGATTACTGATCAGAATCCTTACGAATTGCCAATGCAGATTTACCCTGCAATTCACTACACTATGGGTGGTGTTTGGGTTGATTACAACTTGATGACTAACATCCCGGGTCTTTATGCAATTGGTGAGGCTAATTTCTCCGATCACGGTGCTAACCGTTTGGGAGCTTCTGCTTTGATGCAAGGTTTGGCTGACGGATATTTCGTGTTGCCTTATACTATTGGCGATTATCTTGCTGATGAAATTCAGGTTCCCCGTATCGATGTTAATCACCAGGAGTTTGTTAAGAAAGAAAAAGCTGTTACCGATCGTATGACCCGTTTGTTCAATATCAAAGGAAGCAAGTCGGTTGATTCTTTCCACAAGCGTTTGGGACACATCATGTGGGAATATGTTGGAATGGCTCGTAACGAGGAAGGTCTGAAATTAGCGATTAAGGAAATTCAGAAACTTCGTGAAGATTTTTACAAAGATCTTCGTATTACAGGCGATTACAATGCAATGAACATTGAATTGGAAAAAGCTGGTCGTGTAGAAGATTTCATCGATTTAGGTGAATTGATGGCTCGCGATGCTCTGGATCGTAACGAATCTTGTGGTGGTCATTATCGTGAGGAATCAACTACTGAAGATGGTGAAGCTAAACGTAATGATGAGAACTTTGCATATGTTTCGGCCTGGGAATTCCAAGGCGAAGGTAAAGATCCAATCTTGCATAAGGAAGAGCTCGTTTTTGAAAACGTTAAGTTGACTCAAAGGTCATATAAGTAA
- a CDS encoding succinate dehydrogenase cytochrome b subunit translates to MSSFLSSSIGKKLVMSLSGLFLVLFILVHLILNSFLMFDSTGELFNAGAHFMAMPVIRFGLQPVLAGGFIIHIIYAIILTIQNRKARPQKYASQNLGESSTWSSRNMFVLGGLVLVFIAMHLMHFFIPIQIEGNVHDDYQLVKNLFTNGSMGMVYTALYVVGAILLGMHLAHGFWSAFQSVGLSNKLWRSRLEKVGYIYAIFVAAGFTIIPLYLHFFA, encoded by the coding sequence ATGAGCAGTTTTTTAAGTTCATCTATTGGGAAGAAGTTGGTAATGAGTTTATCAGGACTTTTTCTTGTGCTATTTATTTTAGTACACCTGATATTGAACTCCTTTTTAATGTTTGACAGCACAGGAGAGCTGTTTAATGCCGGGGCACATTTTATGGCTATGCCGGTGATTCGTTTTGGTTTACAGCCCGTATTGGCTGGTGGTTTCATTATCCATATTATCTATGCGATTATTTTAACCATCCAAAATAGAAAAGCTCGTCCACAGAAGTATGCTTCTCAAAATTTGGGAGAAAGCAGTACCTGGTCTTCACGAAACATGTTTGTTTTGGGCGGTCTTGTCTTGGTTTTCATCGCAATGCACTTAATGCATTTCTTTATTCCTATTCAGATTGAAGGGAATGTACATGATGATTATCAGTTGGTAAAAAATCTATTTACAAATGGCTCTATGGGAATGGTTTATACCGCACTTTATGTTGTAGGTGCTATTTTGTTAGGAATGCACCTGGCTCATGGATTTTGGTCAGCATTTCAGTCGGTTGGTTTAAGCAATAAGCTATGGAGATCACGATTGGAAAAAGTTGGTTATATCTATGCAATTTTTGTTGCAGCCGGATTCACAATCATTCCTTTGTATTTACACTTTTTTGCTTAA
- a CDS encoding dCMP deaminase family protein, which produces MQNAKQLDLDQKQDKLDRRYVRMALIWAENSYCVRRQVGALIVKNQMIISDGYNGTPSGFENVCEDENFQTKPYVLHAEANAITKVAKSSNSSENATLYVTATPCIECAKLIIQAGIVRVVYSEEYHSTDGKDLLERAGIEVKYVNVKEPI; this is translated from the coding sequence ATGCAAAATGCTAAACAGTTGGATTTGGACCAAAAACAAGATAAATTAGACAGGAGATATGTGAGGATGGCTTTAATTTGGGCTGAAAATTCGTACTGCGTAAGAAGACAGGTTGGAGCATTAATTGTAAAGAATCAAATGATTATATCTGATGGGTACAATGGAACGCCTTCTGGTTTTGAAAATGTTTGTGAGGATGAAAACTTCCAGACTAAGCCTTATGTTTTACACGCAGAAGCAAATGCAATAACCAAAGTCGCAAAATCAAGTAACAGCAGTGAAAATGCAACACTCTATGTAACTGCGACTCCATGTATTGAGTGCGCAAAATTAATAATTCAGGCTGGGATTGTCAGGGTAGTTTATTCTGAAGAATATCATAGTACGGATGGAAAAGATTTGCTGGAAAGAGCAGGGATTGAAGTGAAATATGTAAATGTAAAAGAACCGATTTAA
- a CDS encoding four helix bundle protein translates to MNRFKDLIVWQKSRTLVKEVYILTNELPSDERFGMVSQIRRCAVSIPSNIAEGCGRNTNADFARFLDISNGSSYELESLLILSIDLNYIQRGQFDAVNLLIQEIQKMIFKLKESLK, encoded by the coding sequence ATGAATCGTTTTAAAGATTTAATTGTTTGGCAAAAAAGTAGAACTTTGGTAAAAGAAGTCTACATTTTAACAAATGAATTACCTTCTGATGAACGATTTGGAATGGTGTCACAAATAAGAAGATGTGCTGTTTCTATTCCCTCCAACATTGCCGAAGGCTGTGGGAGAAATACAAATGCAGACTTTGCACGTTTTCTGGATATTTCGAACGGAAGTTCTTATGAACTTGAAAGCTTGTTGATACTATCTATCGATTTAAATTATATTCAAAGAGGGCAGTTTGATGCGGTTAATCTATTAATTCAAGAGATTCAAAAAATGATTTTCAAATTAAAAGAAAGTCTTAAATAA
- a CDS encoding alpha/beta hydrolase — MDQFLQLKNYNLRYRDKGKGNTVLLLHGYLESLETFETFANDLSRLARVITIDLPGHGLSDLKIKSCSVEDMAEAVNDLALHLQLKKINIIGHSMGGYVALAFADKYKEKLESFCLFHSSPNADTEEKKKNRKREIELVIQGKKEQICKASIPNTFSNKNLDKFAHEIERVTQIACKTPDHGIIAALEAMMNRPDRNHVLKSLDMPKVSMMGKEDNFIPLKIAGEIARENGLTPFVLQTSGHMGFIEQRQECLREVFRIIYEC; from the coding sequence ATGGATCAATTTTTACAACTTAAAAACTACAACCTTCGATACCGGGACAAAGGAAAAGGAAACACAGTACTGTTACTACATGGATATTTGGAATCTCTGGAAACCTTTGAAACGTTCGCAAATGATCTTTCCAGATTAGCCCGGGTAATTACAATCGATTTACCCGGACATGGATTATCTGATTTAAAAATAAAATCCTGCAGCGTGGAAGATATGGCAGAAGCTGTAAATGACTTGGCACTGCATCTTCAACTCAAAAAAATCAATATCATTGGCCATTCAATGGGTGGTTATGTGGCTCTGGCTTTCGCTGATAAATACAAAGAGAAGCTCGAGAGTTTCTGCTTATTCCATTCCTCGCCAAATGCTGATACCGAAGAAAAGAAGAAAAATAGAAAACGGGAAATAGAATTGGTAATTCAAGGCAAAAAGGAGCAAATTTGTAAAGCCAGCATCCCAAATACGTTCTCAAATAAGAATTTAGATAAATTTGCTCATGAAATAGAGCGTGTTACACAAATTGCCTGCAAAACTCCCGATCATGGAATTATTGCTGCCTTAGAAGCCATGATGAACCGACCAGACCGTAATCATGTTTTGAAAAGTTTAGACATGCCAAAGGTGAGCATGATGGGCAAAGAAGATAATTTTATTCCTTTGAAAATTGCCGGTGAAATTGCCAGAGAAAACGGTTTAACTCCTTTTGTTCTTCAAACGTCAGGACATATGGGCTTTATTGAACAACGACAGGAATGTCTGAGGGAAGTTTTTCGGATTATTTATGAATGCTGA
- a CDS encoding S41 family peptidase: MGINNKRSTILFPILLAFAVVFGMILNSVFQKGTGVEPGIFNLPSSGSKLDVVLDMIEKDYVDTVSSGELVEKAIPAILKDLDPHTVYIPAKDLQRVNEDLKGNFGGIGVQFIRYKDTVAIVRVIPGGPSEIAGIKAGDRIVMVDDSLVAGIKMSDNDIIDRLKGPKGTPVKIGIYRRGEKTIIDKELLRGSIPVASVDVAYMLSDSIGYIKVSRFAATTYFEFSEGLQKLSAQGMKKLIVDLRGNTGGYLSEATNMINEFLTEGKMIVYTQGKSQPKADYMSNGNGQFQDLPLMVLIDEASASASEIFAGAIQDNDRGKIVGRRSFGKGLVQEQRSLPDGSALRLTVARYYTPTGRCIQKSYENGKDDYYNDLNHRFLHGEFEKQDSIHFDDSLKFETPGGNIVYGGGGIMPDVFIPVDTSGYSNYFRELRGKGIIYQYAFSFVDDHRSEMLELKDYKSVLKFINHQSVVKELVAYAKKEGVKPDPHGLAQSLNVIEIQLKAYIARDVIDDEGFYPIIKDLDKTLLEAEVLFK, from the coding sequence ATGGGAATTAATAACAAAAGAAGTACCATATTATTTCCAATACTTCTGGCATTTGCTGTAGTGTTTGGGATGATATTGAATTCCGTTTTTCAAAAAGGAACAGGTGTTGAGCCGGGCATTTTTAATTTACCTAGTTCAGGTAGTAAGTTGGATGTTGTGTTGGATATGATTGAGAAAGATTATGTGGATACGGTGTCTTCCGGAGAGTTGGTTGAAAAGGCTATTCCGGCTATATTGAAAGATCTGGATCCTCACACTGTATATATTCCGGCTAAAGACCTGCAACGTGTAAACGAAGATTTGAAAGGTAATTTTGGCGGAATTGGAGTTCAGTTCATTCGCTATAAGGATACTGTTGCTATTGTACGGGTTATTCCTGGTGGACCGTCAGAAATTGCAGGTATAAAAGCAGGTGATAGAATTGTTATGGTAGATGATTCGCTGGTTGCCGGCATTAAAATGTCGGATAATGATATTATTGATCGTTTGAAAGGACCGAAAGGAACTCCTGTTAAAATTGGAATTTATCGAAGAGGCGAGAAAACAATCATCGATAAAGAATTATTGAGAGGATCTATACCTGTAGCTAGTGTTGATGTTGCTTATATGCTGTCGGACTCAATTGGATATATAAAAGTCAGTCGGTTTGCAGCCACTACTTATTTTGAGTTTTCCGAAGGATTACAGAAATTGTCAGCTCAAGGAATGAAAAAGCTGATTGTTGATTTGCGGGGGAATACAGGCGGGTATCTTTCCGAAGCGACAAACATGATCAATGAGTTTCTGACTGAAGGTAAAATGATAGTATATACGCAGGGTAAATCTCAGCCTAAAGCGGATTACATGTCAAACGGAAACGGGCAGTTTCAGGATCTTCCTTTAATGGTTTTAATTGATGAGGCTTCTGCTTCTGCGAGTGAGATTTTTGCAGGGGCTATTCAGGATAACGACAGAGGTAAAATTGTTGGACGCAGATCATTTGGAAAAGGATTGGTGCAGGAACAGAGAAGTCTTCCCGATGGATCAGCCCTAAGATTAACCGTTGCCAGATATTATACTCCAACCGGCAGGTGCATTCAGAAATCATACGAGAATGGCAAAGATGATTATTACAATGATTTAAATCATCGCTTTTTGCATGGTGAATTTGAGAAACAAGATTCGATCCATTTTGATGATTCATTAAAGTTTGAAACTCCGGGAGGGAACATTGTTTATGGTGGCGGAGGTATAATGCCTGATGTATTCATTCCTGTTGATACTTCTGGTTATTCAAATTATTTTAGAGAATTAAGAGGCAAAGGGATAATTTATCAGTATGCATTTTCTTTTGTTGACGATCATCGTTCGGAAATGTTGGAATTGAAAGATTATAAGTCTGTGCTTAAATTTATAAATCATCAGTCAGTGGTTAAAGAATTGGTTGCTTACGCTAAAAAGGAAGGGGTAAAACCAGACCCTCACGGCCTGGCTCAATCGTTAAATGTAATTGAGATTCAGTTGAAGGCCTATATTGCAAGAGATGTAATTGACGATGAAGGTTTTTATCCAATTATTAAAGATCTTGATAAAACCTTACTTGAAGCTGAAGTTTTGTTTAAGTAG
- a CDS encoding gliding motility-associated C-terminal domain-containing protein, producing the protein MSQIYKQLRYILLIIFLLSVFFPNEGYSLHHGNLNLLTSIPDNSLTVTIDKEIICEGELIQIHITPSEIGVNYQLKSENTNIGVPQAGNGSTIHFTITPDKSTTYQVVAADPSTLESINLSQTVSIEVISKPIDNIDVSISEDQICIGEKTTISLNTSQLGVSYQLYDGTYMQQSPIQGNNSSISFPEFSPFRSVIYHIVATDNTCISTSILQQTAKVLVGLPPEDHLHPTINKHTICKDEEVIISLTPTDPAVSYQLFAGDTPIGSPLTGNSEDINFEPTIPSSSTTYRIEALGNKCINPIDIRYTVDVDVHNPPQTDRELIASREKICVGEEVVLSIENSEEGIYYQIHDGSNFLEANIIGNGNTITFPSLTPSKPTKYQVYAYESVCTDKMILSSSKQIDLFDINPLSLESFVTPSEICLGEPVDIELPTSIEGIEYILHDGNEEIGTITGSGEAVTFEEILPNEQSSYKITIGNCVDEFIGSKPEIVIHKNPKLQILSKDVHYANDGQLIISTTEGTSPYKFIIDPGDTYSTDQNVLELDNLPTGTYQILVVDANYCRSSDAGQLTEIHLENGENVIVGNALTPNGDGINDEWRIQYESDLKPPEVSIFNIYGQEIYHAKSYQNNWKGSYNGSILPDGAYYYLIDFNSEKISPIRGTISILGKN; encoded by the coding sequence ATGAGCCAGATCTACAAACAATTGCGATATATCTTACTTATTATTTTTTTACTGTCAGTATTCTTTCCAAATGAAGGATATTCACTACATCATGGCAATCTCAATCTGCTAACTTCAATTCCAGATAATTCACTAACTGTTACTATCGATAAAGAAATCATCTGTGAAGGAGAACTTATTCAAATTCATATCACACCAAGTGAAATTGGGGTGAACTATCAACTTAAATCTGAAAATACAAACATTGGCGTTCCACAGGCAGGAAATGGCTCTACAATTCACTTTACCATTACTCCAGACAAATCAACCACCTACCAGGTCGTTGCTGCGGATCCTTCAACTTTAGAAAGTATTAACCTATCTCAAACCGTAAGCATCGAGGTTATCAGCAAGCCAATTGATAATATTGACGTAAGCATTTCCGAAGATCAAATTTGCATAGGAGAAAAAACGACCATTTCACTAAACACCAGTCAATTAGGTGTTAGCTACCAATTATATGATGGCACTTACATGCAACAAAGCCCAATTCAGGGAAACAATTCAAGCATTTCTTTTCCTGAATTCTCTCCTTTTCGATCTGTAATTTATCATATCGTTGCAACGGATAACACCTGCATCTCTACGTCGATACTTCAACAAACGGCTAAAGTTTTGGTTGGACTTCCTCCAGAGGATCATTTACACCCAACTATTAACAAACATACTATCTGCAAAGATGAGGAGGTAATAATTTCTTTGACTCCAACTGACCCTGCTGTGAGTTATCAACTTTTTGCCGGAGACACTCCAATTGGATCACCTTTGACTGGAAATAGTGAGGACATAAATTTTGAACCAACTATTCCGTCTTCCTCAACGACTTATCGAATTGAAGCACTGGGAAACAAATGCATAAATCCAATAGATATTAGGTATACTGTGGACGTTGACGTACACAACCCACCACAAACAGATCGGGAACTTATAGCAAGTCGTGAAAAAATATGTGTCGGCGAAGAAGTTGTTTTATCTATTGAGAACAGTGAAGAAGGCATTTATTACCAAATTCACGATGGAAGTAATTTTCTGGAAGCAAACATTATAGGCAATGGAAATACAATCACCTTTCCTTCTTTAACACCATCAAAGCCGACCAAATATCAAGTTTATGCCTATGAATCTGTTTGTACTGATAAAATGATTTTAAGCAGCAGTAAACAAATTGACCTTTTTGATATTAATCCACTCTCACTGGAAAGTTTTGTAACTCCTTCAGAAATTTGCCTGGGTGAACCTGTAGATATTGAACTGCCCACATCAATTGAAGGAATCGAATATATTTTGCACGATGGAAATGAGGAAATTGGCACCATAACCGGTTCGGGGGAAGCAGTTACTTTTGAGGAAATTCTGCCCAATGAACAATCCAGCTACAAAATAACAATTGGCAATTGTGTAGATGAGTTTATTGGCTCAAAACCCGAAATTGTGATTCATAAAAATCCGAAATTACAAATCCTTAGCAAGGATGTTCATTATGCAAATGATGGACAGCTCATAATTAGTACGACTGAAGGAACATCTCCATACAAATTCATTATTGATCCCGGCGACACTTACTCAACCGACCAAAATGTATTGGAGCTGGACAATTTACCAACAGGAACCTATCAAATACTTGTTGTTGATGCAAATTATTGCCGCTCTTCGGATGCCGGTCAACTAACCGAAATACATTTGGAGAATGGTGAAAATGTTATTGTCGGCAATGCACTCACTCCAAATGGTGACGGAATAAATGATGAATGGCGGATACAATACGAATCGGATTTAAAACCTCCGGAGGTATCCATCTTTAATATCTACGGACAAGAAATTTATCATGCCAAATCTTATCAAAATAATTGGAAAGGAAGTTATAACGGATCGATTCTGCCCGATGGTGCTTACTACTACCTGATCGATTTTAACTCAGAAAAAATAAGCCCAATCAGGGGAACGATATCAATTCTTGGCAAGAATTAA
- a CDS encoding succinate dehydrogenase/fumarate reductase iron-sulfur subunit gives MADKILKELTIKVWRQKNAKAQGKFETYKINDISTGTSFLEMLDILNEELVNGGTEPIAFDHDCREGICGMCSLFINGRAHGPDDDITTCQLHMRKFSDGETITIEPWRAGAFPVIKDLIVDRTAFEKILQSGGYISVNTGGVPDGNAILISQDDAEEAMDAAACIGCGACVATCKNSSAMLFVSAKVSHLAKLPQGRVEAARRAKSMVAKMDEMGFGNCTNTGACEVECPKGISIANIARLNREFLVAKIKD, from the coding sequence ATGGCAGACAAGATATTAAAAGAATTAACAATAAAGGTTTGGCGTCAGAAGAACGCTAAAGCCCAAGGTAAGTTTGAGACTTACAAAATTAATGATATTTCAACCGGAACTTCATTTTTGGAGATGCTTGACATCTTGAATGAAGAATTGGTTAATGGTGGAACTGAGCCGATTGCTTTCGATCACGATTGTAGAGAAGGTATTTGTGGGATGTGCAGCTTGTTCATCAACGGACGTGCTCACGGACCAGATGATGACATCACTACTTGTCAGTTGCACATGCGTAAGTTCTCTGATGGAGAAACGATTACTATTGAGCCTTGGAGAGCTGGAGCATTTCCGGTAATTAAAGATTTAATTGTAGATCGTACCGCATTCGAGAAAATTCTTCAGTCGGGTGGATACATCTCTGTAAACACAGGTGGTGTACCTGATGGGAATGCAATTCTAATTTCTCAGGATGATGCTGAGGAAGCAATGGATGCTGCAGCTTGTATTGGATGTGGTGCTTGTGTTGCAACTTGTAAAAACTCATCGGCAATGTTGTTCGTTTCTGCTAAGGTATCTCACCTTGCAAAACTTCCACAAGGTCGCGTTGAAGCAGCTCGTCGTGCAAAAAGCATGGTTGCAAAAATGGACGAGATGGGATTTGGTAACTGTACCAATACCGGAGCTTGTGAAGTAGAATGTCCTAAGGGAATTTCAATCGCAAACATCGCTCGTTTGAACCGTGAGTTCTTAGTAGCAAAAATTAAGGATTAA